The following proteins come from a genomic window of Mariniflexile sp. TRM1-10:
- the gldI gene encoding gliding motility-associated peptidyl-prolyl isomerase GldI has product MNKPYLIIVILLAFVSCKQPEARRPVSVSSGSFINASVERNKKLYAHEQSLIEKIIKKDKENNYIASESGFWYYYNTKVEIDSLETPKFGDIVNYDYNVKALNGSVIYSKEELKTQNYAMDREELFTGLREGLKLLKTGETATFLFPSQKAYGYYGDEHKIGSNKPIICEVTINSITQNQTN; this is encoded by the coding sequence ATGAATAAACCGTATTTAATAATCGTTATTTTACTAGCTTTTGTTAGCTGTAAACAACCAGAAGCCAGACGCCCGGTTTCTGTGAGTTCTGGTTCTTTTATTAATGCTTCGGTTGAACGAAATAAAAAACTATATGCCCACGAGCAATCTCTAATTGAAAAAATAATAAAGAAAGACAAAGAAAATAATTATATCGCTTCAGAAAGTGGTTTTTGGTATTACTACAATACAAAAGTTGAGATTGATTCTTTAGAAACCCCAAAATTTGGAGATATTGTTAACTACGATTACAATGTAAAAGCACTAAATGGCAGTGTGATATATTCCAAAGAAGAACTTAAAACCCAAAACTACGCTATGGATAGAGAAGAGCTATTTACAGGACTTCGTGAAGGCTTAAAACTTTTAAAAACAGGCGAAACGGCAACCTTTTTATTTCCATCCCAAAAAGCGTATGGCTATTATGGCGACGAACATAAAATAGGAAGCAACAAGCCTATAATTTGCGAAGTCACCATCAATTCTATTACCCAAAATCAAACAAATTAG
- a CDS encoding DHH family phosphoesterase, protein MNKQDISNTKQLLSTSKKIVIVPHKNPDGDAIGSILGLYHYLLKSNHQVQVITPNDYPNFLKWIPGEQNILKHDSQTKKCDDIINDADIIFTLDFNALHRTGSMETVLEASKAIKIMIDHHQAPDDYATYIFSDVSMSSTCEMVYHFIDMLGDLNVIDINIATCLYVGIMTDTGSFRFSSTSSKTHRVIADLIDKGANNSEIHNNVYDTNSYKSLQLLGCALTNLKVIPESKTAYITLSQEELNRYDFKKGDTEGIVNYGLSLENIVLAAIFIEDKQEGIVKISLRSKGSFSVNDMSRTHFDGGGHINAAGGKSNLSLKDTVEKFISILPSYNKALNNE, encoded by the coding sequence ATGAATAAGCAAGATATTTCGAATACAAAACAGTTATTATCAACCTCAAAAAAAATAGTAATTGTACCTCATAAAAACCCCGATGGTGATGCCATTGGTTCCATATTGGGACTCTACCATTATCTTTTAAAAAGCAATCATCAAGTACAAGTTATAACACCTAATGACTACCCAAACTTTTTAAAGTGGATTCCAGGTGAGCAAAACATTTTAAAACACGATTCGCAAACAAAAAAATGTGATGATATCATTAATGATGCTGATATTATATTTACTCTAGATTTCAATGCGCTTCATAGGACTGGGAGTATGGAAACGGTTTTAGAGGCAAGTAAAGCCATTAAAATAATGATTGACCATCACCAAGCACCAGATGATTATGCAACCTATATATTTAGTGATGTTAGCATGAGTTCTACTTGCGAAATGGTCTATCATTTTATTGATATGTTAGGCGATTTGAATGTTATCGACATTAATATTGCAACGTGTTTGTATGTAGGGATTATGACCGATACGGGCTCGTTTAGATTTTCTTCCACTAGCAGTAAAACCCATCGGGTTATAGCTGATTTAATTGACAAAGGCGCCAACAACTCCGAAATCCATAATAACGTTTACGATACCAATAGCTACAAAAGTTTACAATTATTGGGGTGTGCACTGACCAATTTAAAAGTCATTCCAGAATCCAAAACGGCTTACATAACCCTTTCCCAAGAAGAACTAAACCGATACGATTTCAAAAAAGGGGATACAGAAGGTATTGTAAATTATGGTTTGTCATTAGAAAATATAGTTTTGGCTGCTATCTTTATAGAAGACAAACAAGAAGGTATTGTAAAAATTTCATTGCGTTCTAAAGGCAGCTTTTCTGTAAATGACATGTCTAGAACACATTTTGATGGTGGTGGTCACATAAATGCCGCTGGCGGAAAAAGCAATTTATCTTTAAAAGATACCGTTGAAAAATTTATTAGTATATTGCCTAGTTATAATAAAGCCCTAAACAATGAATAA
- a CDS encoding nucleoside-diphosphate kinase, whose translation MATNRTFTMLKPDAVEKGHIGAILEKISASGFRIVAMKLTQMTTKDAQTFYAIHNERPFFGELVEYMTRGPIVAAILEKDNAVEDFRTLIGATNPADAAEGTIRKLFADSISENAVHGSDSDENAAIESAFHFSGREMF comes from the coding sequence ATGGCAACAAATAGAACATTTACAATGCTAAAGCCAGATGCTGTAGAGAAAGGGCATATTGGAGCAATATTAGAAAAAATTTCAGCTTCAGGATTTAGAATTGTTGCAATGAAATTAACACAAATGACGACTAAAGATGCGCAAACTTTTTATGCTATACATAATGAGCGTCCGTTTTTTGGTGAGTTGGTTGAATATATGACACGCGGCCCAATAGTAGCTGCAATTTTAGAAAAAGACAATGCAGTTGAAGATTTTAGAACCTTAATTGGTGCTACAAATCCTGCTGATGCTGCCGAAGGTACCATTAGAAAATTGTTTGCAGATTCTATAAGTGAAAATGCAGTACACGGAAGTGATAGTGATGAAAATGCTGCTATTGAAAGTGCTTTTCATTTTTCTGGAAGAGAGATGTTTTAA
- a CDS encoding cold-shock protein, whose translation MSKGTVKFFNDAKGFGFIVEDGSKKEHFVHISGLIDEVREGDEVEFELKEGKKGLNAVNVKVI comes from the coding sequence ATGAGTAAAGGAACAGTTAAATTCTTCAACGATGCCAAAGGATTTGGTTTTATAGTTGAAGACGGTTCGAAAAAAGAGCATTTTGTTCACATTTCAGGTTTAATTGACGAAGTTCGCGAGGGCGACGAAGTTGAATTTGAATTAAAAGAAGGTAAAAAAGGATTAAACGCGGTAAATGTAAAAGTAATTTAA
- a CDS encoding cold-shock protein — translation MSKGNVKFFNDSKGFGFITEDDNNKEHFVHISGLIDEIREGDAVEFDLQEGKKGLNAVNVKVI, via the coding sequence ATGAGTAAAGGCAACGTAAAATTCTTCAATGATTCTAAAGGTTTTGGATTCATCACTGAAGATGACAACAACAAAGAACATTTCGTACACATTTCAGGACTTATCGATGAAATTCGTGAAGGTGATGCCGTAGAATTCGATCTACAAGAAGGCAAAAAAGGTTTAAACGCCGTAAACGTAAAAGTAATCTAA
- a CDS encoding cold-shock protein, producing MSKGTVKFFNDSKGFGFITEDDNNKEHFVHISGLIDEIREGDAVEFDLQEGRKGLNAVNVKVI from the coding sequence ATGAGTAAAGGTACCGTAAAATTCTTCAATGATTCTAAAGGTTTTGGATTTATCACTGAAGATGACAACAACAAAGAACATTTCGTACACATTTCAGGACTTATCGATGAAATTCGTGAAGGTGATGCCGTAGAATTCGATCTACAAGAAGGTAGAAAGGGATTAAACGCCGTAAACGTAAAAGTAATCTAA
- a CDS encoding DUF721 domain-containing protein, translating to MAKRNNEHISISDALKEFVETNKLEKGLNKVNVADAWANLMGNGVNNYTTSVNLERDTLYIQLSSSVLREELSYGKEKIIKMLNEELGKEIIKKLILR from the coding sequence ATGGCAAAACGCAACAACGAACATATAAGTATATCCGATGCCCTTAAAGAATTTGTTGAAACCAATAAATTGGAAAAAGGCCTAAATAAAGTAAATGTAGCCGATGCTTGGGCAAACCTTATGGGCAATGGCGTTAACAACTACACCACATCTGTAAATTTAGAACGCGACACCCTTTACATACAACTTAGTTCGAGTGTTTTAAGAGAAGAATTAAGTTATGGCAAAGAAAAAATTATTAAGATGCTCAATGAAGAATTGGGAAAGGAAATTATTAAAAAATTGATTTTAAGATAA